DNA sequence from the Candidatus Kaistella beijingensis genome:
ACGTCTGTGTAACGACCGGTACGGTTTTTCAACTCGGTAAGCCTGTCTTTAGCATCTGCTAATTTTGTACCTAATAAATTCCAACGGATCAACGCTAATTTTCTTTCCATTTCACCGGTGAATTCATATTTGTGTTCATCAACGATGGCGTTAAACATTGCCTCTTTTGAAGTTAGTGCATTCACATAATTTTCAACCTTTACAGGTCGGTCCGCTGCTGCAAACGCTCTGTTTCTTATCTGCTTTAAATAAGGAGCCGCTGAAGAAGGCCCTTCCAATTCGTTTGCTGCTTCTGCTGCCATCAACAAAATTTCAGCATAACGCATATAGATTTTATTTACACCATCATCGTTTGTTGAAGTAACGATTCTGTTCATCCATTCGAAACGGTACTTACCTAAATACCATCTGTTGAAAGAAGCTGTTGTAATTTCCTGCTTTGCTTTTCCAGCTACAGCATTTCCCCATTTGTAAGGAACACAGGTCACACTTCTTCTGGTATCTTTCTCATCGAAATCATACCAAATATTTGGAAGAGGACCAGCTTGACCGCCTCTGTTGCTTCCCATTTGTTGGTATTGGTCGTTGGTTGAGTGATTCACTGCAAAAGTGAAAAGCACTCTACCTCTACCTGCCGCAAAAGGAATTTCCCAAAGCGATTCATTTCCAGCCGCAAGATTTTCCTGGTTGTATTTTTTCCAGAATCCCTCGAACGTAGGCTCAAGCTTTGCCGATCCGCTATTGATGATGTCACGAGTTTCCTGTAATGCAACAGGATACAATTTTGCTACAGAAAGTTCAGGATCTGTACTTCTTCTAATTCCATCCGGATACTGCGAATAACCAGAAGCAGCCAAAGCGATTCTCGCTCTCAAACCTTTTACAAAAGCCTTGTTGATTCTTTCTACTGAAGCAGTTGCAGCACTTGAATTTGGCCATGGAACCAGCGTAGAAGCTTCTGCCAAATCTGCAAGCAATTGTTTG
Encoded proteins:
- a CDS encoding RagB/SusD family nutrient uptake outer membrane protein — encoded protein: MKISIKIFGLMCALALASCNQLSDELLTVESQSSLDESVIFSNPDLAKGAVDGIKIPMGETNSYRGRWTPWYGMNTDTEWYNSSESTSNDNADLCVYDSKPSNSQMNTANNAWAMMFQGIERANICIRGIRKYGNPTPGSELGYLLGEALALRAVYYADLVKGWGDVPARFEPITTETIYLPKSSRDVIYKQLLADLAEASTLVPWPNSSAATASVERINKAFVKGLRARIALAASGYSQYPDGIRRSTDPELSVAKLYPVALQETRDIINSGSAKLEPTFEGFWKKYNQENLAAGNESLWEIPFAAGRGRVLFTFAVNHSTNDQYQQMGSNRGGQAGPLPNIWYDFDEKDTRRSVTCVPYKWGNAVAGKAKQEITTASFNRWYLGKYRFEWMNRIVTSTNDDGVNKIYMRYAEILLMAAEAANELEGPSSAAPYLKQIRNRAFAAADRPVKVENYVNALTSKEAMFNAIVDEHKYEFTGEMERKLALIRWNLLGTKLADAKDRLTELKNRTGRYTDVPTVVYYKYAADNETLQFYGLNRGETTNPGAGWTSVDWTSLSDSKIAALYRKDPNTRQFWPIWQVFLDSSNGTLKNDYGY